From one Triticum urartu cultivar G1812 chromosome 3, Tu2.1, whole genome shotgun sequence genomic stretch:
- the LOC125548306 gene encoding ATP synthase subunit 9, mitochondrial-like: protein MEVQAQVLRIINKKSKKEQRRKNMTRKVFSRLEMLEGAKSIGAGAATIALAGAAVGIGNFLSSLIHSVARNPSLAKQSFGYAILGFALTEAIALFAPMMAFLISFVF, encoded by the coding sequence ATGGAGGTGCAGGCCCAAGTACTTCGAATCATCAACAAGAAATCCAAGAAAGAACAGCGAAGGAAAAACATGACAAGAAAAGTGTTTTCTCGACTCGAGATGTTAGAAGGTGCTAAATCAATAGGTGCCGGAGCTGCTACAATTGCTTTAGCCGGAGCTGCTGTCGGTATTGGAAACTTCCTCAGTTCTTTGATTCATTCCGTGGCGCGAAATCCATCATTGGCTAAACAATCATTTGGTTATGCCATTTTGGGCTTTGCTCTCACCGAAGCTATTGCATTGTTTGCCCCAATGATGGCCTTTCTGATCTCATTCGTTTTCTGA